From the genome of Desulfuribacillus stibiiarsenatis, one region includes:
- a CDS encoding LapA family protein: MQWNIILFLAFALVIAAFAVVNMDTVTINYLFGDTTVPLILIIIGSALAGSLMIASFNIMTQMSNYRKIKELKERIMFLESELADYKQEKEQQDITHFSFDDNVIIDEKN, encoded by the coding sequence ATGCAATGGAATATTATTTTGTTTTTGGCTTTTGCGTTAGTGATAGCTGCGTTTGCGGTTGTCAATATGGATACGGTCACAATTAATTATCTTTTCGGGGACACGACAGTTCCTTTAATTTTAATTATTATAGGTTCAGCACTGGCAGGCTCATTGATGATTGCTTCCTTTAATATCATGACTCAAATGTCCAACTATCGTAAAATTAAAGAGTTAAAAGAAAGAATTATGTTTTTAGAGTCAGAACTAGCAGATTATAAACAAGAAAAAGAGCAGCAAGACATAACGCATTTCTCTTTTGATGATAATGTAATAATAGATGAAAAGAATTAG
- a CDS encoding post-transcriptional regulator yields MQKHDVNEFEMDTTLRQQLEQTEETPLKETEVDIKIIDKIADEEIVEENKEEVEDEEVIEETKDEIADGEVTEETKDEVADEEIKEEVAMEETVEIEEDVLSPEERDRIKKALEDMCKMKSEEFLLLGIQTTPEQIWSCVSHQYKKEYPELHQIVNDILSLKTSKFMNWLIIQNQRGLL; encoded by the coding sequence ATGCAGAAGCATGATGTAAACGAGTTTGAAATGGACACTACTTTGCGCCAACAATTAGAACAAACAGAAGAAACACCTCTAAAAGAAACAGAAGTAGATATTAAAATCATAGATAAAATTGCTGACGAAGAAATAGTAGAAGAAAATAAAGAAGAAGTTGAGGACGAAGAAGTAATAGAAGAAACAAAAGATGAAATTGCAGACGGAGAAGTAACAGAAGAAACAAAAGATGAAGTTGCAGACGAAGAAATAAAAGAAGAAGTTGCTATGGAAGAAACAGTGGAAATAGAAGAGGATGTTCTGAGTCCAGAGGAAAGAGACAGAATTAAGAAGGCTTTGGAAGATATGTGTAAAATGAAGTCGGAGGAATTTCTTTTATTGGGGATTCAGACAACACCAGAACAGATATGGTCATGTGTTTCTCATCAGTATAAGAAGGAATATCCGGAATTACACCAAATCGTAAACGACATCCTATCTTTGAAGACATCAAAATTCATGAACTGGTTAATCATCCAGAACCAACGTGGACTTTTATAG
- the secD gene encoding protein translocase subunit SecD yields MVKWNKLILFVLVTVLIFGITLFNGVEKAKEITLGLDLQGGFEILYQAVATTDTELTNENLQNTVAAIDERINRLGVAEPSIDIEANHRIRVQLAGIENQDEARAIIGTTAKLEFVTEDGQVVMTGHDLRSNAKYVPDEINRPTVSISFKEPSLFAEVTRVNKGKVIAIMLDGDVISAPVVNDVIINGDAVITGMESIAEANRLALLLNSGALPLELQEINSTSVGATLGQIALEKGVYAVMIGAIIIVLYMMLYYRVPGVVAVISLVAYIYLIINLFVIMEFTLTLPGIAAIILGIGMAVDANIITYERVKEEIRNGKTILSSVLTGSKKSLSTILDANITTILAAAILFIFGTGPIKGFALTLIVSIVVSLLTAVLLSRWLLVLLAQSNFFKKTELFGAKGGELK; encoded by the coding sequence ATGGTGAAATGGAACAAGCTCATACTCTTTGTCCTAGTAACAGTATTGATTTTTGGTATTACATTGTTCAACGGTGTAGAAAAAGCCAAGGAGATTACACTAGGTCTAGATTTGCAGGGTGGATTTGAAATTCTTTATCAAGCAGTAGCAACGACAGATACAGAGTTAACGAATGAAAATTTACAAAACACTGTAGCAGCCATTGATGAGCGTATTAATCGCCTAGGTGTTGCAGAGCCAAGTATAGATATTGAAGCGAATCATAGAATTCGTGTGCAATTGGCAGGGATTGAGAATCAAGATGAAGCAAGAGCAATTATTGGTACTACTGCGAAATTAGAATTTGTTACGGAAGATGGACAAGTTGTGATGACTGGTCATGATTTACGTAGTAATGCGAAATACGTACCAGATGAAATTAATCGTCCAACAGTATCCATCTCTTTTAAAGAACCAAGTTTGTTCGCAGAAGTTACAAGGGTAAATAAAGGCAAAGTCATTGCTATTATGTTAGATGGTGATGTCATTAGTGCACCTGTAGTAAACGACGTAATTATTAATGGAGATGCAGTAATCACTGGCATGGAGTCGATTGCAGAGGCAAATCGTTTAGCATTATTGTTAAACTCGGGAGCACTGCCTTTAGAATTACAAGAAATTAATTCGACTAGCGTCGGTGCTACGCTAGGGCAGATTGCATTAGAGAAGGGTGTTTATGCAGTAATGATAGGTGCAATTATAATTGTGCTCTACATGATGCTGTACTATAGAGTGCCAGGTGTTGTAGCTGTTATTTCTTTAGTGGCTTATATTTATCTAATTATCAATCTGTTTGTGATTATGGAATTCACTTTAACATTACCTGGGATAGCAGCGATTATCCTTGGTATTGGTATGGCAGTAGACGCGAACATCATTACCTATGAACGTGTTAAGGAAGAGATACGGAATGGTAAGACAATATTGTCATCTGTGTTAACAGGTTCGAAGAAGTCACTTTCTACAATCTTAGATGCGAATATTACTACTATTTTAGCAGCTGCTATATTATTTATATTCGGAACGGGGCCGATTAAAGGTTTCGCTTTAACACTGATTGTAAGTATTGTTGTAAGCTTACTTACAGCCGTATTGTTATCTCGTTGGCTATTAGTGTTACTTGCTCAAAGCAATTTCTTTAAAAAGACAGAGTTATTTGGCGCGAAGGGAGGCGAATTGAAATAA
- the secF gene encoding protein translocase subunit SecF — protein sequence MKWNYDLVSHRKLYFIISLVIVLIGVGSLLVQGLNLGVDFVSGSRITAHLGEPFDGQEVQEIYTELGLTPSVIRSAGDDNDIAIARFDTTLDNELLPQIKAAFQQQFPNFQGIEESSVSPQVGKELAQKAIYSVLIASIFIIIYVAFRFEYRFAIAGIIALLHDAFVVITIFSLFQLEVNLPFIAAVLTIIGYSINDTIVVFDRIRENLKYAKIKQPSDLAQVANDSLMQTMTRSINTVVTVLFGAIALVIFGGESLRYFSIALTIGLVAGAYSSIFLATQIWLSWKIRDFHKIKENQAN from the coding sequence ATGAAGTGGAATTATGACCTCGTTTCTCATCGTAAGTTATATTTTATTATTTCTCTTGTCATTGTTCTGATTGGTGTCGGCTCTTTGCTTGTCCAAGGCTTAAACCTAGGGGTGGATTTTGTAAGCGGTTCGCGTATTACTGCTCATCTTGGAGAACCATTCGACGGTCAAGAAGTTCAGGAAATTTATACGGAGTTAGGCCTTACACCAAGTGTGATTCGATCAGCTGGAGACGATAATGACATTGCTATCGCGCGATTTGACACGACTTTAGATAACGAATTGTTACCACAAATAAAAGCGGCATTTCAGCAACAGTTCCCAAATTTCCAAGGAATTGAAGAGAGTAGTGTATCGCCTCAAGTTGGTAAGGAATTAGCGCAAAAAGCAATCTATTCTGTACTAATTGCATCCATCTTTATTATAATTTATGTGGCATTCCGATTTGAATATCGTTTTGCGATTGCAGGAATTATAGCGTTATTACATGATGCCTTTGTGGTTATCACAATCTTTTCTTTATTCCAATTGGAAGTGAATCTTCCATTTATTGCTGCAGTCTTAACAATCATCGGTTATTCAATCAATGATACGATTGTAGTCTTTGACCGTATAAGAGAAAATCTAAAGTATGCAAAAATCAAACAACCTAGCGATTTAGCTCAAGTAGCAAACGATAGTTTAATGCAAACCATGACTCGTTCCATTAATACGGTAGTAACTGTATTGTTTGGTGCCATTGCACTTGTAATTTTTGGTGGAGAAAGCTTGCGTTACTTCTCAATTGCTTTGACAATTGGATTAGTCGCTGGTGCTTATTCATCGATCTTTTTAGCAACTCAGATTTGGCTTTCTTGGAAGATTAGAGACTTTCATAAAATTAAAGAAAATCAAGCAAATTAA